CGAACTGCTGGCCCGAATCCGCGCGGTGCTGCGCCGGCGGGTCGATCAGGCGGTCTCGTCCCTCAGCAGCGGCGAGGTGGAGCTCGACCTGACCTCCCATGCCGTGACCTATCGCGAGACGACGCATGTCCTGCCGGCGCGGGAGTTCGCGCTGATGCAAGCCCTGGTCGAGCATCAAGGCGGCATCCTGTCCAAGGGCGTGCTCGAAGAGCGCCTCTATGGCTGGGGCGAGGAGGTGCAGAGCAATGCGGTCGAGGTGTTGATCCACTATATCCGGCGCAAGTTCGACAAGGACATCATCCGCAACGTGCGGGGCGCCGGCTGGACCATTCCGAAGGCACCGCGATGACCTCCTTGCGCCGTTCCGCCATGATCTGGCTGGGCGGAGTCCTGGCTGCCATTAGCCTGGTCAGTGCCGTCGGAACCTACTACTTCGTCGCGCAGGAAGCGGACGATGCGCTCGACCAGCAGCTGAAGCTGGTCGCCAGCTATGTCAGCGCCGACCCCGACGAGCCGGCCACGCTCAAGGGCCGCGCCTTTGCCGCCGATCCCGAGGACGAGTTGGTCCTGCAAGTCTGGCAGCCCGATGGCTCGCTGGCGGAGACCTCCCATCCCGAGATCGCGATTCCGAGACAAGCCGAGACCGGTTTCGCCGACCTCAGCGCGGCAGACGATTCCTGGCGGACCTTCGCCGTCATCGGAGCCGAGGGCACCATCCAGGTGTCGCAGCGCATGGTCGTGCGCCAGGAGCTGGCGGGTGCCTCGGCGCTTCGCTCCGCGATTCCGATCGGACTGCTGGTGCCGATCGCCCTGCTGGCGCTGGGCTTCGCCATCGACCGCATCATGCGGCGGCTCGACCGGGTCGCCGGCGAGGTGGCCGGCCGCAGCCTCGAAGACCGCTCGCCGATCCCGCTGCGGGATACGCCCGTCGAGGTCGCGCCGCTGCTGCAGGCGATGAACAGCCTGATGTCGCGCCTCAATCAGGAGATCGAGCGCCAGAAGCGGTTCGTCTCCGACGCCGCCCACGAGCTGCGCACGCCGCTGACGGCGCTGCAGATCCAGATCGGCAATCTGAAGCAGGCGGCCCAAGAGGGGCCGGCCCCGGAGCGCCTGGCCGAGCTCGAGGAGGGCGTCAGGCGTGGATCGGCGCT
The nucleotide sequence above comes from Hypericibacter terrae. Encoded proteins:
- a CDS encoding response regulator; its protein translation is MRALLIEDDVMIGQGLIRALGDAGWSVDWVRTGGDGEEALRSGGHAVALLDLGLPEKLGLEVLASIRKADIRTPLIIVTAQDDLETRLAGLDLGADDYLVKPFDSRELLARIRAVLRRRVDQAVSSLSSGEVELDLTSHAVTYRETTHVLPAREFALMQALVEHQGGILSKGVLEERLYGWGEEVQSNAVEVLIHYIRRKFDKDIIRNVRGAGWTIPKAPR
- a CDS encoding ATP-binding protein, whose translation is MTSLRRSAMIWLGGVLAAISLVSAVGTYYFVAQEADDALDQQLKLVASYVSADPDEPATLKGRAFAADPEDELVLQVWQPDGSLAETSHPEIAIPRQAETGFADLSAADDSWRTFAVIGAEGTIQVSQRMVVRQELAGASALRSAIPIGLLVPIALLALGFAIDRIMRRLDRVAGEVAGRSLEDRSPIPLRDTPVEVAPLLQAMNSLMSRLNQEIERQKRFVSDAAHELRTPLTALQIQIGNLKQAAQEGPAPERLAELEEGVRRGSALVAQLLRLARYEAGEASLPAARFDLSACVAQCVARATLLADGRRIDLGLERLDAADAVGSADDMAVLVGNLLDNAIRYTGIGGQVDVSLAVEADVARIDVTDNGPGVDDAALPRLFDRFYRARPHDSSGTGLGLAIAKLIADRHHAQLDLRNRGDGRGMTASLIVPLA